A region from the Natronorubrum halophilum genome encodes:
- a CDS encoding metal-dependent hydrolase, translating into MWPWEHAIVGYLVYSLFCHTVYRDSPSGLEAFAVVFASVLPDIIDKPLAWEYGFFDTGYALGHSIFFAVPLTIAVGLIARSTSRPRAGIAFGLGYLLHLPGDVADGYLRGGVYQPELMLWPVETAGDIPSHGGFTDQFLQYFVRYWDELVAGNLSTYLQLQVGLAAFVALLWLYDGAPVLRELLLGCRRVILELIGTDGSRNRSSKRR; encoded by the coding sequence ATGTGGCCCTGGGAGCACGCAATCGTGGGGTATCTCGTCTACTCGCTGTTTTGCCATACGGTGTACCGGGACTCACCGAGCGGACTTGAGGCGTTCGCGGTCGTCTTTGCGTCCGTCCTTCCGGATATCATCGATAAGCCGCTGGCGTGGGAGTACGGGTTCTTCGACACAGGGTACGCTCTCGGCCACTCGATATTCTTCGCGGTTCCGTTGACGATCGCCGTTGGTCTCATCGCGCGTTCGACGAGTCGACCTCGCGCGGGTATCGCCTTCGGGCTTGGATACCTGTTGCACCTTCCCGGCGATGTCGCCGACGGTTATCTCCGAGGTGGCGTCTACCAGCCCGAACTCATGCTCTGGCCAGTCGAAACCGCCGGTGATATCCCCTCTCACGGAGGGTTCACCGATCAGTTCCTGCAGTATTTCGTCCGCTACTGGGACGAACTGGTCGCGGGCAACCTCTCGACGTATCTCCAACTCCAGGTTGGACTGGCCGCCTTCGTAGCCCTGCTTTGGCTCTACGACGGCGCTCCCGTCCTCCGGGAGCTCCTGCTCGGCTGCAGACGGGTTATCCTCGAACTCATCGGAACGGACGGATCGCGGAATCGATCCTCGAAACGGCGGTAA